One genomic region from Leifsonia sp. Root1293 encodes:
- the gatA gene encoding Asp-tRNA(Asn)/Glu-tRNA(Gln) amidotransferase subunit GatA, with the protein MTDDIIRLSASELGERLAAHEISAVEATQASLDRIAAVDGGVHAFLHVATDAALDAARDIDRRRGSGEKLGPLAGVPIAVKDVLVTTDMPTTAGSRILEGWVPPYDATSVRLVREAGLIPIGKTNMDEFAMGSSTEHSAYGPTHNPWALDRIPGGSGGGSAAAVAAFEAPIALGSDTGGSIRQPAHVTGTVGVKPTYGAVSRYGAIAMASSLDQIGPVSRTVLDAALLHDIIGKHDHHDSTSLRDRWPSMAEAVRNADVSGMRIGVIRQLDGEGFQQGVLDRFHESLALLEKAGAEIVEVNTPNFEYAISAYYLIMPAEASSNLAKFDSVRFGLRVTPQGGGTVEDVMAATREAGFGAEVKRRIILGTYALSAGYYDAYYGSAQKVRTLVQRDFNAAFAQVDVVASPTAPTTAFKLGEKSDDPMAMYLNDIATIPANLAGVPGISLPSGLATEDGLPVGIQFVAPARADERLYTVGGALEKLLEAEWGGRLLDQAADLTQLIAAQEGAR; encoded by the coding sequence GTGACCGACGACATCATCCGCCTGAGCGCATCCGAGCTCGGTGAGCGCCTCGCCGCCCACGAGATCAGCGCCGTCGAGGCGACGCAGGCCTCACTCGACCGCATCGCCGCCGTCGACGGCGGCGTGCACGCCTTTCTCCACGTGGCGACGGATGCCGCCCTCGACGCGGCCCGCGACATCGATCGACGCCGCGGTTCGGGCGAGAAGCTCGGCCCGCTCGCCGGTGTCCCCATCGCCGTGAAGGACGTCCTGGTGACGACCGACATGCCGACGACAGCGGGATCGCGCATCCTGGAGGGCTGGGTTCCGCCCTACGACGCCACCTCGGTGCGCCTCGTGCGCGAGGCGGGACTCATCCCCATCGGCAAGACCAACATGGACGAGTTCGCCATGGGGTCCAGCACCGAGCACTCGGCCTACGGCCCGACCCACAACCCGTGGGCGCTCGACCGCATCCCCGGCGGCTCCGGTGGTGGCTCGGCCGCGGCCGTTGCTGCCTTCGAGGCGCCCATCGCCCTCGGCAGCGACACCGGTGGCAGCATCCGCCAGCCGGCTCACGTCACCGGCACTGTCGGCGTCAAGCCGACCTACGGTGCCGTCAGCCGCTACGGCGCCATCGCCATGGCCTCCTCGCTCGACCAGATCGGCCCCGTGAGCCGCACCGTGCTCGATGCGGCGCTGCTGCACGACATCATCGGCAAGCACGACCACCACGACTCCACGTCGCTCCGCGATCGCTGGCCGTCCATGGCAGAGGCCGTGCGCAACGCGGATGTCTCCGGCATGCGCATCGGCGTCATCCGCCAGCTCGACGGCGAGGGCTTCCAGCAGGGCGTGCTCGACCGGTTCCACGAGTCGCTCGCGCTGCTCGAGAAGGCCGGCGCCGAGATCGTCGAGGTCAACACCCCGAACTTCGAGTACGCCATCTCGGCGTACTACCTGATCATGCCGGCCGAGGCCTCGAGCAACCTGGCCAAGTTCGACTCCGTGCGCTTCGGATTGCGGGTCACGCCCCAGGGCGGCGGCACCGTCGAGGACGTGATGGCGGCCACCCGTGAGGCCGGCTTCGGCGCCGAGGTGAAGCGTCGCATCATCCTGGGAACCTACGCCCTGTCGGCCGGGTACTACGACGCGTACTACGGCAGCGCGCAGAAGGTGCGCACGCTCGTGCAGCGCGACTTCAACGCGGCGTTCGCCCAGGTCGACGTCGTCGCCTCGCCGACGGCTCCGACCACAGCGTTCAAGCTCGGGGAGAAGTCCGACGACCCGATGGCCATGTACCTCAACGACATCGCCACCATCCCGGCCAACCTCGCCGGCGTTCCCGGAATCTCGCTGCCTTCGGGTCTCGCAACGGAGGACGGCCTGCCCGTCGGCATCCAGTTCGTCGCTCCCGCGAGAGCCGACGAGCGTCTCTACACCGTCGGCGGAGCGCTCGAGAAGCTCCTCGAGGCCGAATGGGGCGGCCGCCTGCTCGATCAGGCTGCCGATCTCACCCAGCTCATCGCAGCCCAGGAAGGTGCCCGCTGA
- the gatC gene encoding Asp-tRNA(Asn)/Glu-tRNA(Gln) amidotransferase subunit GatC codes for MSGISAEQVAHIANLARIDLSPEEIATLTAELDQIVDSVAKVTEVATPDVPATSHPIPLENVFRDDVVGETLTVEQALAGAPDHDGSRFRVSAILGEEQ; via the coding sequence ATGTCCGGAATCAGTGCCGAGCAGGTCGCGCACATCGCGAATCTCGCACGCATCGACCTCAGCCCAGAAGAGATCGCGACCCTCACCGCGGAACTCGACCAGATCGTCGACTCCGTCGCGAAGGTGACCGAGGTCGCCACGCCGGACGTGCCGGCCACGAGCCACCCGATCCCGCTCGAGAACGTCTTCCGCGACGACGTCGTCGGCGAGACCCTCACGGTGGAGCAGGCCCTGGCCGGCGCCCCCGACCACGACGGCTCGCGCTTCCGCGTGTCCGCGATCCTGGGGGAGGAGCAGTGA
- a CDS encoding alkaline phosphatase family protein, with the protein MAARSEQEPTAGQEPDRKPGGTSRRAFLTAGGIAAAGVIAGGVAGEVIGHERGVSDAEAGAAQPTPDPGAAPGIQHVVVLMGENRSFDNLLGYLYTPDDLPRGQTFDGLAFGEYSNTTLEGDTVAAHVYTGPTDEIMSRPDPDPGEEYPHVNTQLFGTVDPPSNSGIAVEDMRAPFNAPAAGTKPTMSGFLADYGAEYRHLRGGTPPSPEAAAHIMGSFSPEMLPVLSTLARNFALYDAWHCAVPSQTFCNRSFFHASTSHGFVTNKGGAGYSKWLDAPADPTVFNRLEDAGIDWRIYFDDLQLVSLTGVLHAPALEKYWRTAHFAPMSQFYTDVADGKLAPYSFVEPRLIYDHNDFHPPVGRLRESNLDGEPVIDSAVSDVRAGEALVHRIYDAVRTSTATTGSNALNTLLLITFDEHGGTYDHVPPPDATPPGGSGVDDPGEMGFTFDRLGCRVPAIAISAWTASGSVINDPMHHGSLIATLSKLHGLKPLTERDDGAPDILNAVTLRTPRDPRTWPTTTPQYTPPNPESTTHPAEKDRDHPLSPPGRGLVGLLIAKYGAPGEAEPQTYGDAFDLLQKYGAGLFGVPR; encoded by the coding sequence GTGGCAGCCCGGAGCGAGCAGGAACCGACGGCGGGGCAGGAGCCTGACCGGAAGCCTGGCGGCACCTCGCGGCGCGCTTTCCTCACGGCCGGCGGCATAGCGGCAGCCGGTGTCATCGCCGGCGGCGTCGCCGGTGAAGTGATCGGCCACGAGAGGGGCGTGAGCGACGCCGAGGCCGGGGCGGCGCAACCCACGCCGGATCCGGGCGCCGCGCCGGGCATCCAGCACGTCGTGGTGCTCATGGGCGAGAACCGCTCCTTCGACAACCTTCTCGGCTACCTCTACACGCCCGACGACCTTCCGCGCGGCCAGACCTTCGACGGTCTCGCCTTCGGGGAGTACTCGAACACCACCCTCGAGGGCGACACCGTCGCGGCGCACGTCTACACCGGACCGACCGACGAGATCATGAGCCGTCCCGACCCCGACCCCGGTGAGGAGTATCCGCACGTCAACACGCAGCTCTTCGGCACCGTCGACCCGCCGTCGAACTCCGGGATCGCCGTCGAGGACATGCGAGCGCCGTTCAACGCTCCCGCGGCCGGGACGAAGCCGACCATGAGCGGGTTCCTCGCCGACTACGGCGCCGAGTACAGGCACCTCCGCGGCGGAACTCCCCCCAGCCCTGAGGCGGCCGCTCACATCATGGGGAGCTTCTCTCCCGAGATGCTCCCGGTGCTGTCGACGCTGGCCCGCAACTTCGCCCTGTACGACGCCTGGCACTGCGCCGTGCCATCGCAGACGTTCTGCAACCGATCGTTCTTCCACGCCTCGACCTCGCATGGCTTCGTCACCAACAAGGGCGGTGCCGGCTACAGCAAGTGGCTCGATGCCCCGGCCGACCCGACGGTCTTCAACCGCCTGGAGGATGCCGGCATCGACTGGCGGATCTACTTCGACGACCTGCAGCTCGTCTCGCTCACGGGCGTGCTGCACGCACCGGCTCTGGAGAAGTACTGGCGCACGGCGCACTTCGCTCCCATGTCGCAGTTCTACACTGACGTGGCCGACGGCAAGCTCGCGCCATACTCGTTCGTCGAGCCGCGTCTCATCTACGACCACAACGACTTCCACCCACCGGTGGGACGTCTTCGCGAGAGCAACCTCGACGGCGAGCCGGTGATCGACAGCGCCGTGTCCGACGTGCGCGCGGGCGAGGCGCTCGTGCACCGCATCTACGACGCCGTGCGCACGAGCACGGCGACGACGGGCTCGAACGCTCTCAACACCCTGCTGCTCATCACCTTCGACGAGCACGGCGGCACCTACGACCACGTGCCCCCGCCCGACGCGACGCCTCCCGGCGGCAGCGGCGTCGATGATCCCGGCGAGATGGGCTTCACCTTCGACAGGCTCGGATGCCGCGTGCCGGCGATAGCGATCTCCGCGTGGACGGCATCCGGCAGCGTGATCAACGACCCCATGCACCACGGCTCGCTCATTGCGACGCTGTCGAAGCTGCACGGCCTGAAGCCGCTCACCGAGCGCGACGACGGGGCTCCCGACATCCTGAACGCCGTCACCCTGCGCACGCCGCGTGATCCGCGCACGTGGCCGACGACGACGCCGCAGTACACGCCGCCCAATCCCGAGTCGACGACGCACCCGGCCGAGAAGGACCGCGATCATCCGCTCAGCCCGCCCGGTCGCGGCCTGGTCGGCCTGCTGATCGCCAAGTACGGCGCCCCCGGAGAAGCCGAGCCGCAGACCTACGGCGACGCGTTCGACCTCCTGCAGAAGTACGGCGCCGGGCTGTTCGGCGTGCCCCGATAG
- the ligA gene encoding NAD-dependent DNA ligase LigA, with product MSPDASATPPTDDQLETLSLEQASARAGELTTLILEARDAYYERDAAIYSDQEYDAFIHELEALERLFPAVQSQDSPTLTVGGRADATLFAPVQHAERMLSLDNVFSIEEFELWAAKVERDAGRRVDYLCELKIDGLAINLRYERGVLVSAATRGDGVVGEDVTENVRFISVIPEKLAGSGHPDIVEVRGEVYFPVELFRELNAAQAAAGDRVFANPRNAASGSLRQKAESKTATQLKLMHDRLSRLRMLVHGIGAWQNPPVSSQSETYELLKSWGLPTSPYYRVVSTAAEASDFIRYYGEHRDSVSHEIDGIVIKVDELELHDELGATSRAPRWAIAYKYPPEQVNTKLLDIVVSVGRTGRATPYAVMEKVRVAGSEVRQATLHNQDVVKAKGVLIGDTVVLRKAGDVIPEVLGPVVELRDGSERAFVMPANCPECGTPLAPAKEGDIDLRCPNARSCPAQVRGRVEHIGSRGALDIEALGEVAASALTQPEKPEVPPLVTEAALFSLTVADLFPIEVVVRDPETGLPKELDDGAAKIDTPFRRRRAKKDGPVDPEAEDFTGDADAVPSANAIKLIEEIEKAKTKPLARILVALNIRHVGPVAARALAGWFGSLDAIRASSREELAEVEGVGGIIADAVIDWFTVDWHVDIVDRWTTAGVQFTTPGHPGPGAAAAAGGPLVGLTVVATGSLEGFTREGAQEAIIAAGGKSASSVSKNTDFVAAGPGAGSKLAKAEALGIPILDADQFRLLLEGGPTAVAVPGAGGDDGASEDAV from the coding sequence GTGAGCCCCGATGCATCCGCGACGCCGCCGACCGACGACCAACTCGAGACGCTCAGCCTCGAGCAGGCCTCGGCCCGTGCCGGCGAGCTGACCACTCTCATCCTCGAGGCGCGCGACGCCTACTACGAGCGCGACGCGGCCATCTACTCCGACCAGGAGTACGACGCCTTCATCCACGAGCTCGAGGCGCTGGAGCGGCTCTTCCCCGCGGTCCAGAGCCAGGACAGCCCCACCCTCACCGTCGGCGGCCGGGCCGACGCCACGCTGTTCGCGCCGGTGCAGCACGCCGAGCGCATGCTCAGCCTCGACAACGTGTTCTCGATCGAGGAGTTCGAACTCTGGGCTGCCAAGGTCGAGCGCGATGCCGGCCGCAGGGTCGACTACCTCTGCGAGCTCAAGATCGACGGGCTCGCGATCAACCTGCGCTACGAGCGCGGGGTGCTGGTCTCTGCGGCGACCCGCGGCGACGGCGTCGTCGGAGAAGACGTGACCGAGAACGTGCGCTTCATCTCCGTCATCCCCGAGAAGCTCGCCGGAAGCGGCCACCCCGACATCGTCGAGGTGCGCGGAGAGGTCTACTTCCCGGTCGAGCTGTTCCGCGAGCTCAATGCCGCCCAGGCGGCAGCGGGCGATCGGGTCTTCGCCAACCCGCGCAACGCGGCCAGCGGTTCGCTGCGGCAGAAGGCCGAGAGCAAGACGGCGACCCAGCTCAAGCTCATGCACGACAGGCTCTCCAGGCTCCGGATGCTGGTGCACGGCATCGGCGCCTGGCAGAACCCGCCGGTGTCCAGCCAGTCCGAGACCTACGAGCTGCTGAAGAGCTGGGGGCTGCCCACCTCGCCGTACTACCGGGTGGTCTCGACGGCGGCCGAGGCGTCCGACTTCATCCGCTACTACGGCGAGCACCGTGACAGCGTGAGCCATGAGATCGACGGCATCGTCATCAAGGTCGACGAGCTCGAACTCCACGACGAACTCGGTGCCACGAGCCGGGCGCCGCGCTGGGCCATCGCCTACAAGTACCCGCCGGAGCAGGTGAACACCAAGCTGCTCGACATCGTCGTGAGCGTGGGCCGCACCGGCCGTGCCACCCCGTACGCCGTGATGGAGAAGGTGCGCGTCGCCGGCAGCGAAGTGCGTCAGGCCACGCTGCACAACCAGGACGTCGTCAAGGCCAAGGGCGTGCTGATCGGCGACACCGTGGTGCTCCGCAAGGCCGGTGACGTCATCCCCGAGGTGCTCGGCCCGGTGGTCGAACTGCGCGACGGCTCGGAGCGCGCCTTCGTCATGCCCGCGAACTGCCCGGAATGCGGCACTCCGCTGGCGCCGGCCAAAGAGGGCGACATCGACCTGCGCTGTCCTAACGCCCGCAGCTGCCCGGCGCAGGTGCGCGGACGGGTCGAGCACATCGGGTCGCGCGGCGCCCTCGACATCGAGGCGCTCGGCGAGGTCGCCGCATCCGCGCTCACCCAGCCCGAGAAGCCCGAGGTGCCGCCCCTCGTGACGGAGGCGGCCCTGTTCTCGCTCACGGTGGCCGACCTGTTCCCCATCGAGGTCGTCGTGCGCGACCCCGAGACCGGGCTGCCGAAGGAGCTCGACGACGGCGCTGCCAAGATCGACACTCCCTTCCGGCGGCGTCGGGCCAAGAAGGACGGCCCCGTCGATCCCGAAGCCGAGGACTTCACCGGCGACGCGGATGCCGTTCCGTCGGCGAACGCCATCAAGCTCATCGAGGAGATCGAGAAGGCGAAGACGAAGCCCCTGGCTCGCATTCTGGTCGCGCTCAACATCCGCCACGTCGGTCCGGTGGCCGCGCGCGCTCTCGCGGGCTGGTTCGGGTCGCTCGACGCGATCCGGGCGTCCAGTCGCGAGGAGCTCGCCGAAGTCGAGGGTGTCGGAGGAATCATCGCCGACGCCGTCATCGACTGGTTCACCGTCGACTGGCATGTCGACATCGTCGATCGCTGGACGACGGCCGGTGTGCAGTTCACGACCCCCGGGCATCCGGGTCCCGGAGCAGCCGCGGCGGCGGGTGGGCCGCTCGTCGGACTCACCGTCGTGGCCACGGGATCGCTCGAGGGCTTCACCCGTGAGGGGGCGCAGGAGGCGATCATCGCTGCCGGCGGCAAGTCGGCGTCCAGCGTCTCGAAGAACACCGACTTCGTGGCAGCCGGTCCCGGGGCGGGATCCAAGCTCGCCAAGGCCGAGGCACTCGGCATCCCGATCCTCGATGCCGACCAGTTCCGACTGCTGCTCGAGGGTGGGCCGACGGCTGTAGCCGTGCCGGGCGCAGGCGGAGACGATGGCGCCTCCGAAGACGCGGTCTGA
- the mnmA gene encoding tRNA 2-thiouridine(34) synthase MnmA, with protein MRVLAAMSGGVDSAVAAARAVDAGHDVVGVHLALSRMPGTLRTGSRGCCTIEDSMDAQRAANLIGIPYYVWDFSERFKADVVDDFIAEYSAGRTPNPCMRCNERIKFSALLEKAVSLGFDAVVTGHYASITTDAAGNRELHRAAAWAKDQSYVLGVLTTEQLAYAMFPLGATPSKAEVRAEAAERGFSVASKPDSHDICFIPDGDTRGWLAERVGAETGDILDRTGAKLGEHEGAHAYTVGQRRGLQIGTPAADGKPRFVLEVRPKDNTVVVGPKEALDIAEIAGSRFTWAGLPPLNSHMPFECEVQIRAHADPVPATAVVSTDAAGADELVVTPHVPLNGVAPGQTAVVYVGTRVLGQCTIDRTVSAVPVEPVLADAIA; from the coding sequence ATGAGAGTTCTGGCAGCCATGAGCGGTGGCGTCGATTCCGCGGTCGCGGCCGCGCGCGCCGTCGACGCCGGACACGACGTGGTCGGCGTTCACCTCGCGCTCAGCCGCATGCCCGGGACACTACGAACCGGATCGCGCGGATGCTGCACCATCGAGGACTCGATGGACGCGCAGCGCGCGGCCAACCTCATCGGCATCCCGTACTACGTGTGGGACTTCTCCGAGAGGTTCAAGGCCGACGTCGTCGACGACTTCATCGCCGAGTACTCGGCGGGGCGCACCCCCAACCCGTGCATGCGCTGCAACGAGCGCATCAAGTTCTCCGCCCTCCTCGAGAAGGCGGTCTCGCTCGGCTTCGACGCCGTCGTCACCGGGCACTACGCCTCGATCACCACGGATGCGGCCGGCAACCGGGAGCTGCACCGCGCTGCGGCGTGGGCGAAGGACCAGTCCTACGTGCTCGGTGTGCTGACGACGGAGCAGCTCGCCTACGCGATGTTCCCGCTCGGCGCGACGCCGTCGAAGGCGGAGGTGCGCGCCGAGGCTGCGGAGCGCGGATTCAGCGTCGCCTCGAAGCCTGACAGCCACGACATCTGCTTCATCCCCGACGGTGACACCCGCGGCTGGCTCGCCGAGCGCGTCGGTGCCGAGACCGGCGACATCCTCGACCGCACCGGAGCGAAGCTCGGCGAGCACGAGGGCGCCCACGCCTACACCGTCGGCCAGCGCCGCGGACTGCAGATCGGCACGCCGGCCGCGGACGGCAAACCGCGCTTCGTGCTCGAGGTGCGCCCGAAGGACAACACCGTGGTCGTCGGGCCCAAGGAGGCGCTCGACATCGCCGAGATCGCCGGGTCGCGCTTCACCTGGGCCGGGCTGCCGCCGCTCAACTCGCACATGCCGTTCGAGTGCGAGGTGCAGATCCGTGCCCACGCCGATCCCGTGCCCGCGACCGCCGTCGTGTCGACGGATGCCGCCGGAGCCGACGAGCTCGTCGTCACCCCGCACGTGCCGCTGAACGGCGTCGCTCCCGGCCAGACCGCCGTCGTCTACGTCGGCACCCGCGTGCTCGGCCAGTGCACCATCGACCGCACGGTGAGCGCTGTGCCGGTGGAGCCGGTGCTCGCCGACGCCATCGCGTAG
- a CDS encoding cysteine desulfurase family protein, giving the protein MAVYLDHAATTPMSDAAISAYVEAMALVGNPSSIHSQGQNARRLLEEAREKVAASVGCDPIEVVFTGNGTEAINLAIKGLYWARPGSRILVPGGEHHATIDTVEWLKRHEGAMIEWLPLDELGRVRLDALDKALATDPASIALVSMLWANNEVGTIQPIAEIAGLAARHGVPLHLDAVAAYGHVPIDFASLRSESGAAPGVGLVALSVSAHKIGGPVGIGALVLSRTAALEALIHGGGQQRQVRSGTQDVAAAVSFAAASGTVIPVMEAESARVLALRDRLVAGVVAAVPTVSVNGDQDASGHLPGTAHFAFPGCQGDSLLFLLDASGVSVSTGSACQAGIPEPSHVLLAMGRDDETARSALRVTLGRTTTEDDVDAFVAALPAAYAQAARAGLAGRVTSFDR; this is encoded by the coding sequence ATGGCGGTCTATCTCGACCACGCCGCGACGACTCCGATGTCGGATGCCGCCATCTCGGCCTACGTCGAGGCCATGGCCCTCGTCGGGAACCCGTCGTCCATCCACAGCCAGGGGCAGAACGCCCGTCGCCTGCTCGAAGAGGCCAGGGAGAAGGTCGCAGCGAGCGTCGGTTGCGATCCGATCGAGGTCGTGTTCACCGGCAACGGCACCGAGGCGATCAACCTGGCGATCAAGGGCCTGTACTGGGCACGCCCCGGCTCCCGCATCCTCGTTCCCGGCGGCGAGCACCACGCCACGATCGACACCGTCGAGTGGCTCAAGCGGCACGAGGGCGCCATGATCGAGTGGCTGCCGCTGGACGAGCTCGGACGCGTTCGCCTCGACGCCCTCGATAAGGCCCTGGCCACGGACCCGGCGTCGATCGCGCTCGTCAGCATGCTCTGGGCGAACAACGAGGTCGGCACCATCCAGCCGATCGCCGAGATCGCAGGGCTGGCCGCTCGCCACGGCGTGCCCCTCCACCTCGACGCCGTGGCGGCCTACGGCCACGTGCCGATCGACTTCGCCTCGCTCCGATCCGAGTCCGGTGCCGCACCGGGTGTCGGCCTCGTCGCGCTCAGCGTGTCCGCCCACAAGATCGGCGGCCCCGTCGGCATCGGAGCCCTCGTGCTCAGTCGCACCGCCGCGCTCGAGGCGTTGATCCACGGCGGCGGCCAGCAGCGCCAGGTGAGGTCGGGCACGCAGGACGTCGCGGCGGCGGTGTCGTTCGCGGCGGCATCCGGAACCGTGATCCCCGTGATGGAGGCGGAGTCGGCGCGGGTGCTCGCGCTCCGCGATCGACTGGTGGCCGGAGTCGTCGCCGCGGTGCCCACGGTCTCGGTCAACGGCGACCAGGATGCTTCTGGACACCTCCCGGGAACAGCGCACTTCGCCTTCCCGGGCTGCCAGGGCGACTCGTTGCTGTTCCTGCTCGATGCTTCAGGCGTTTCGGTCTCGACCGGTTCGGCCTGCCAGGCCGGAATCCCCGAGCCGTCGCACGTGCTTCTGGCGATGGGGCGGGACGACGAGACCGCACGCAGCGCCCTGCGCGTGACGCTCGGGCGCACGACCACCGAGGACGACGTCGACGCGTTCGTGGCCGCCCTGCCCGCCGCGTACGCGCAGGCCGCACGGGCGGGCCTCGCCGGCCGGGTGACCTCCTTCGATCGCTGA
- the glgX gene encoding glycogen debranching protein GlgX encodes MTHARPSAPLGVRMTSHGGELRVWSATAESLELCLFDTNDSDWVFKTVPMTREGDVWFARTRSLSPGRQYALRASGPSTPQDAFDPDRLLLDPYGRGITRSAGGWHSVVVDDQFDWQGIESPRTSLDHTVVYEMHVKGFSKLNPDVPVELRGTYAGLAHDASVAALQELGVTAVELLPVHAFTSEQRLIKQGLENYWGYNTLGFFAPHAPYASDAAQASGADAVLREFKGMVKALHKGGIEVILDVVYNHTAEEGPGGPTTSLRGLDNRGYYRQDAHGGYIDTTGCGNTLDFGQQAPQDLVLDSLRYWAEEVQIDGFRFDLAATLGRGEDLSFTPEHPLLRGILNDPVLSQRKLIAEPWDIGPDGWKTGAFGDGWTEWNDRYRDRMRDFWLGDIARARATGSAGSGIGRFATRLAGSANTFSQPRGPLASLNFITAHDGFTLADLTAYNQKHNEGNGENNRDGSSNNNSFNHGVEGPTTDAAILDTRRRAMRNLLGTLLLSAGVPMLTAGDEYGRTQRGNNNAYCQDSELTWLSWKREAWQTDLFRVTKRLLQLRRENPALRPVNFGMFGEAVPSASQMDWFNDEGLSMSEEDWNSADERTLQYLAASTPEFEEFNRILLVIHALEEPTSVTLPEHSGVEGYTLLWDSSDDSLDDRETEFVPGQELAVSATSMQLYRAHG; translated from the coding sequence ATGACTCACGCCCGGCCCTCCGCCCCGCTCGGCGTACGGATGACCTCGCACGGAGGCGAGTTGCGCGTCTGGAGCGCGACCGCCGAATCGCTGGAACTCTGCCTGTTCGACACCAACGACTCCGACTGGGTCTTCAAGACCGTTCCGATGACCCGCGAGGGTGACGTGTGGTTCGCCCGGACCCGCAGCCTGTCCCCCGGCCGCCAGTACGCGCTGCGCGCCAGCGGGCCGAGCACTCCCCAGGACGCCTTCGACCCCGATCGGCTGCTCCTCGACCCCTACGGCCGCGGCATCACCCGGTCGGCCGGCGGATGGCACTCCGTGGTCGTCGACGACCAGTTCGACTGGCAGGGCATCGAGTCGCCGCGCACCTCCCTCGATCACACCGTCGTCTACGAGATGCACGTGAAGGGCTTCAGCAAGCTGAACCCCGACGTTCCGGTCGAGCTCCGGGGAACGTATGCCGGGCTCGCACACGACGCCTCCGTCGCGGCCCTGCAGGAGCTCGGCGTGACCGCCGTCGAGCTGCTTCCCGTCCACGCCTTCACCTCTGAGCAGCGCCTCATCAAACAGGGGCTCGAGAACTACTGGGGCTACAACACCCTCGGGTTCTTCGCACCCCATGCGCCATACGCCTCCGACGCGGCGCAGGCCTCGGGCGCCGACGCCGTGCTGCGCGAGTTCAAGGGCATGGTCAAGGCGCTGCACAAGGGCGGCATCGAGGTCATCCTCGACGTCGTCTACAACCACACGGCCGAGGAGGGCCCGGGCGGCCCGACCACGAGCCTGCGGGGCCTCGACAATCGCGGCTACTACCGCCAGGACGCGCACGGTGGCTACATCGACACCACGGGCTGCGGCAACACCCTCGACTTCGGCCAGCAGGCGCCGCAGGATCTCGTGCTGGACTCCCTGCGCTACTGGGCGGAAGAGGTGCAGATCGACGGATTCAGGTTCGACCTCGCAGCCACCCTCGGACGCGGAGAGGACCTGTCGTTCACCCCGGAGCATCCGCTGCTCCGGGGCATCCTGAACGACCCGGTGCTGTCGCAGCGCAAGCTCATCGCCGAGCCGTGGGACATCGGCCCCGACGGCTGGAAGACCGGGGCGTTCGGCGACGGCTGGACCGAGTGGAACGACCGCTACCGCGACCGGATGCGCGATTTCTGGCTCGGCGACATCGCCCGCGCCCGCGCGACGGGGTCCGCCGGCAGCGGCATCGGCCGCTTCGCCACCCGACTGGCCGGCTCGGCGAACACCTTCTCGCAGCCGCGCGGCCCGCTCGCCTCGCTCAACTTCATCACGGCGCACGACGGCTTCACCCTCGCCGACCTCACGGCGTACAACCAGAAGCACAACGAGGGCAACGGCGAGAACAACCGCGACGGCTCGAGCAACAACAACTCCTTCAATCACGGAGTCGAGGGTCCGACGACGGATGCCGCCATCCTCGACACCCGCCGCCGCGCCATGCGCAACCTCCTCGGCACCCTGCTGCTCTCGGCCGGGGTGCCCATGCTGACGGCCGGCGACGAGTACGGGCGCACCCAGCGCGGCAACAACAACGCCTACTGCCAGGACAGCGAGCTCACCTGGCTGAGCTGGAAGCGCGAGGCCTGGCAGACCGACCTGTTCCGTGTCACGAAACGACTGCTGCAGCTGCGCCGCGAGAACCCGGCGCTGCGTCCGGTGAACTTCGGGATGTTCGGCGAAGCCGTGCCGAGCGCATCGCAGATGGACTGGTTCAACGACGAGGGCCTCTCGATGTCCGAGGAGGACTGGAACTCGGCCGACGAGCGCACCCTGCAGTACCTCGCGGCGTCCACTCCGGAGTTCGAGGAGTTCAATCGCATCCTGCTCGTCATCCACGCGCTCGAGGAACCGACATCGGTCACCCTTCCCGAGCACAGCGGCGTCGAGGGCTACACGCTGCTCTGGGACTCCTCCGACGACTCCCTCGACGACCGCGAGACCGAGTTCGTCCCGGGCCAGGAGCTGGCGGTGTCCGCGACGTCGATGCAGCTGTACCGCGCTCACGGCTGA
- the ybaK gene encoding Cys-tRNA(Pro) deacylase produces MGRTDAPGTPATLALGAAGIPFTAHVYEHDPRATNFGTEAAEKLGLDPEQVFKTLVADVAGTLVVAVVPVTGMLDLKALAAAAGGGKAAMADPKLAERKSGYIVGGISPIGQKTPLTTVIDETAILFDTVFVSGGRRGFDIELAPDDLAAITGATFAAIAR; encoded by the coding sequence ATGGGCAGGACGGATGCTCCGGGCACGCCGGCGACACTCGCACTCGGCGCGGCCGGCATCCCGTTCACGGCTCACGTCTACGAGCACGACCCGCGGGCGACGAACTTCGGCACCGAGGCCGCCGAGAAGCTCGGGCTCGATCCGGAGCAGGTGTTCAAGACCCTCGTCGCGGACGTCGCAGGCACCCTGGTGGTCGCCGTCGTTCCGGTGACCGGGATGCTCGACCTCAAGGCACTCGCGGCCGCGGCAGGCGGCGGCAAGGCAGCGATGGCCGACCCGAAGCTCGCGGAGCGCAAGTCGGGCTACATCGTCGGTGGCATCAGCCCGATCGGCCAGAAGACGCCGCTGACGACGGTGATCGACGAGACCGCCATCCTGTTCGACACCGTGTTCGTGTCGGGCGGGCGGCGCGGTTTCGACATCGAGCTGGCCCCAGACGACCTGGCGGCGATCACCGGCGCGACGTTCGCGGCGATAGCCCGCTGA